In one Culex quinquefasciatus strain JHB chromosome 2, VPISU_Cqui_1.0_pri_paternal, whole genome shotgun sequence genomic region, the following are encoded:
- the LOC119767270 gene encoding one cut domain family member 2 isoform X2 — protein sequence MPGLFPTIDGHDSGTESDGDLDQEDDLIQEHDMELSLSSRQDTASPTDTACSSESPAFLGPVSHLLAYDQNSSEEELEVINGGAASVVDSETDGDGGGGGGGGGGGSGGGSVIGLDCAGGVSVTGSSESVHRAGGLLMSLADVGGFQNVCDDELDDCAEELCLATSSAASAAGRLRPLTVTPTQLAAAGAAPKRCSSNNLLEKRKRSLAHSSDDEVRHLLENQHQQHYHQPHHHQHHHPHQPPQLMSAPVNFRTSPPLEALKPHRGHIIQRSTTPLILTDSGRGLEHIRISSSSSISSTTSSLSSLGGGGGGGGGAMYGVLGGGLPTCDSPATVNSSHHHQQHHQQHHQTSNNLALLSTTSGMGQDMAVATNSAMEISRSVSPPAKVFHCAVSPRRRQPSRQQRLQRPHRPCLDFDKMQQLKARSVTTWRHSNEHSGELSVFCW from the exons GTCTGAGCTCCCGGCAGGACACAGCCTCGCCCACGGACACGGCCTGTTCGTCGGAATCGCCGGCCTTCCTGGGGCCGGTCTCGCACCTGCTGGCGTACGACCAGAACAGTTCCGAGGAGGAGCTGGAGGTGATCAACGGTGGTGCTGCCTCGGTAGTGGACAGTGAAACCGATGGCGATGGAggaggtggtggcggcggcggcggaggAGGAAGCGGTGGCGGTAGCGTGATTGGCCTGGACTGTGCCGGTGGCGTTAGCGTCACCGGAAGTAGTGAAAGTGTACACCGTGCGGGCGGTTTGCTGATGTCACTGGCCGACGTCGGCGGGTTCCAGAACGTGTGCGACGACGAGCTGGACGACTGTGCGGAGGAACTGTGCCTAGCGACGTCTTCGGCGGCATCGGCAGCCGGGCGGTTGAGGCCACTGACGGTTACACCGACGCAGCTGGCAGCGGCTGGCGCGGCGCCCAAGCGGTGTAGTTCGAACAATTTGCTGGAGAAGCGCAAACGTTCGCTGGCGCACAGTTCGGATGATGAG GTCCGCCATCTGCTGGAGAATCAGCACCAACAGCACTACCACCAGCCACACCATCACCAGCACCACCACCCACACCAGCCGCCCCAGCTGATGTCGGCCCCGGTGAACTTTCGCACGTCGCCACCCCTGGAAGCGTTGAAGCCCCATCGCGGCCACATCATCCAGCGCTCGACGACGCCGCTCATCCTGACGGACAGTGGCCGCGGCCTCGAGCACATCCGGATATCGTCGTCCTCGTCAATTTCATCGACGACCTCATCGCTATCGTCCCtgggtggtggcggcggcggcggcggtggggCCATGTACGGAGTCCTCGGCGGAGGCCTGCCCACCTGTGATAGCCCAGCGACAGTCAACAGCAGCCATCATCACCAGCAGCACCATCAACAGCATCATCAAACTAGTAACAATCTAGCACTGTTAAGTACAACAAGCGGCATGGGCCAGGACATGGCCGTAGCAACCAATAGCGCGATGGAGATCAGCCGGTCCGTTAGTCCGCCGGCCAAGGTGTTCCACTGTGCGGTTTCACCGCGGCGGAGACAGCCCTCGCGGCAGCAGCGGCTACAGCGGCCGCACAGGCCCTGTTTAGATTTCGATAAGATGCAGCAA CTCAAGGCGCGCTCGGTGACCACCTGGCGACACAGTAACGAACACTCGGGCGAGCTGTCCGTCTTTTGTTGGTGA
- the LOC119767270 gene encoding one cut domain family member 2 isoform X3 has protein sequence MYDCLLQGGVSRSFSGLTISDEPTEDCLSSRQDTASPTDTACSSESPAFLGPVSHLLAYDQNSSEEELEVINGGAASVVDSETDGDGGGGGGGGGGGSGGGSVIGLDCAGGVSVTGSSESVHRAGGLLMSLADVGGFQNVCDDELDDCAEELCLATSSAASAAGRLRPLTVTPTQLAAAGAAPKRCSSNNLLEKRKRSLAHSSDDEVRHLLENQHQQHYHQPHHHQHHHPHQPPQLMSAPVNFRTSPPLEALKPHRGHIIQRSTTPLILTDSGRGLEHIRISSSSSISSTTSSLSSLGGGGGGGGGAMYGVLGGGLPTCDSPATVNSSHHHQQHHQQHHQTSNNLALLSTTSGMGQDMAVATNSAMEISRSVSPPAKVFHCAVSPRRRQPSRQQRLQRPHRPCLDFDKMQQLKARSVTTWRHSNEHSGELSVFCW, from the exons GTCTGAGCTCCCGGCAGGACACAGCCTCGCCCACGGACACGGCCTGTTCGTCGGAATCGCCGGCCTTCCTGGGGCCGGTCTCGCACCTGCTGGCGTACGACCAGAACAGTTCCGAGGAGGAGCTGGAGGTGATCAACGGTGGTGCTGCCTCGGTAGTGGACAGTGAAACCGATGGCGATGGAggaggtggtggcggcggcggcggaggAGGAAGCGGTGGCGGTAGCGTGATTGGCCTGGACTGTGCCGGTGGCGTTAGCGTCACCGGAAGTAGTGAAAGTGTACACCGTGCGGGCGGTTTGCTGATGTCACTGGCCGACGTCGGCGGGTTCCAGAACGTGTGCGACGACGAGCTGGACGACTGTGCGGAGGAACTGTGCCTAGCGACGTCTTCGGCGGCATCGGCAGCCGGGCGGTTGAGGCCACTGACGGTTACACCGACGCAGCTGGCAGCGGCTGGCGCGGCGCCCAAGCGGTGTAGTTCGAACAATTTGCTGGAGAAGCGCAAACGTTCGCTGGCGCACAGTTCGGATGATGAG GTCCGCCATCTGCTGGAGAATCAGCACCAACAGCACTACCACCAGCCACACCATCACCAGCACCACCACCCACACCAGCCGCCCCAGCTGATGTCGGCCCCGGTGAACTTTCGCACGTCGCCACCCCTGGAAGCGTTGAAGCCCCATCGCGGCCACATCATCCAGCGCTCGACGACGCCGCTCATCCTGACGGACAGTGGCCGCGGCCTCGAGCACATCCGGATATCGTCGTCCTCGTCAATTTCATCGACGACCTCATCGCTATCGTCCCtgggtggtggcggcggcggcggcggtggggCCATGTACGGAGTCCTCGGCGGAGGCCTGCCCACCTGTGATAGCCCAGCGACAGTCAACAGCAGCCATCATCACCAGCAGCACCATCAACAGCATCATCAAACTAGTAACAATCTAGCACTGTTAAGTACAACAAGCGGCATGGGCCAGGACATGGCCGTAGCAACCAATAGCGCGATGGAGATCAGCCGGTCCGTTAGTCCGCCGGCCAAGGTGTTCCACTGTGCGGTTTCACCGCGGCGGAGACAGCCCTCGCGGCAGCAGCGGCTACAGCGGCCGCACAGGCCCTGTTTAGATTTCGATAAGATGCAGCAA CTCAAGGCGCGCTCGGTGACCACCTGGCGACACAGTAACGAACACTCGGGCGAGCTGTCCGTCTTTTGTTGGTGA